The window taggttgaTAGACATGACacaggacggacggacggacggacggacagacagatgttAAAAATTGCTAATAGTTTAATTCTAAAGTCAAATAATTGTTATGTTCAACTCAAAATGTTTTTAGTATGAAAAAAACGCAAGAATTGTGACGTAAGTtttgtattgttttgttttttatagttttcaatATTTCGGTAACAAATTCTAGTATTCAAATCTTAATTTCCTTACAATCCTTCCAATCGATTTTTGAGTATCCAAATGGTTCATTTGACCATAGTATTTTCTGGCAGTGCAATCTCAGAACTTAAGTTGTTTCTGTGAGTATTAAAAACTAATATTCTTTCAGTAATTCCCAATATATCTGCACCATCTACGCCTCTAATAAACAGCATTCTCTTTGGCAATAAAATTGATACTGATACTGATAACAGACCGAAAAACGTGTACATGCCTACAGACATGATCAAAGAATCAGAAATTGATGTGCTGTACGAATTCCTTAACACCGACGACGGTGAGACAAAGGAGGAATATATAGATTACGATGATATTTATATACCAGCAGACATTAATGAAAAGAATCAAGAGAACGATGTAATTATACCATATGATTATGAGAATAACGATTTAAATAACTCTGATGAGAATGGAAATGGAATAACAGAAAATATTGAAGAACCAGCGTCACCAGTTGAGGACAAATACTGTTTAGAAAGGTTCTATTGCAAAATTTGCGAtagaaaattcaaaaatgtgATGGCACTAAAAATTCATTTGAGGAGAggacataaaattaaaatagtggAACCTAAACGCGTGCGTGGGAAAATGATATGCGATTACTGTGGGAAAGTTTTCATGGCTTCCAAATATTTTGTTAGACATATAAAATATCATATGGTATGTACTAATTTGTTATATTGATCTCGTTGCACTGTATTCTCCATTATTAAGGTTTGGCctcttccatttttttttattcactataggtaagcgcttgaccacaatcacacctgatggaaagtgatgatgtggtctaagatgggacgcgttcgTACAGTAACATTTGGTTTTTTGGGGTAAAGCGACGGATTACTGCATACGACTCGAAGAGTATTTAAGAGCTTTATACTAGTACTagttgacgcccgcgacttcgtccgcgtggatataggtttttcaaaatcccgtaggaactccttgattttccgggataaaaagtagcctatgtgttattccagggtataatttatctccattcctaatttcagccaaatcctttcagtagtttctgcatgaaagagtaacaaatattcacacatacatacacacaaactttcgcatttataatattagtgtgatcatctagattctagatgacctggaaagtgacatataggctacttttttatcccggaaaatcaaagaattccaatggggttttcaaaacctaaatccacgcggatacgCATGCGctagtaatgtaatgtaataaattCTTTCACCATGAGAAAGCTATTTTTTCAGTAGACACCCGAGCGAAGCCGAGTGGCTCagttagtatttttatatactttattATTGAAAACTAATACTGATACTGATTAGTGATTACTAACTAATTTCTGAGGTTTTATTTGTGGGTATTTACTTTATAGTATACCCActccaaaaataaatataacactttcgcatttataatatgtagattaaCATAAAGTTAGTctaatacccgtgacttcgtcgcATGTGGCGTATCTCGGCTTGTATTTACAGTCGGCTCTAAGGTGAACTTTAACGCGACGAAAATTGACAGTGCCTCCACCTAGTTCGAAGAGACAGAACTAACGGGCTTGGCTAAAGGCTCAGGTATAAAACTTTTCAAAGAAAAGTGAACTAACTTTAAAAGCAATGAAAAgcattaaatacatttttttaaattatgtacttCAAACCAATTTAACCGAtaaaccaataataattaaacttttagcTCTAAGACAAAATATGGCTCTTCGTATTTTCTaggttttagttttgtttgttattttgtcgtattttcatttttattctttattttgttgagctaaataaacttttattcatttatttattatttaagctaatgaacaaaaaattaaaacttataatattgtatgtagGATTTGATGTCAGTACCAAATTcgttatactattattattctgcaagtatttttttcctttttggtTTGGACGGGTCCAAAAATAGTCAGGTATTTTCCGGCAAACAAGTgagaaaagaatagaatagattttagaatagaatagaatttttattcaaataaacttatataagtgcttttgaatcgtcaaataatttatttaccatttaccactggttcggaataccgttcataccgagaagaaccagcaagaaactcggcggttgctctctaAGCCATCATACATATCCTATatattagaaaaaatatatCATGTCTACTGAAGAGTCAAGTAATAtgatgtatattatattatgttgtgtGAGAGTGATAgatcatttatttgttttagaaCCCGGATCAATATGAATGCGAACACTGTCCTCTGTCATTTAGGACTAAAACAGGTTTGAAGTCACATAGCTCTACACACGGGATTGTTAgtcaaagaaaagaaaaatgtgGGGTAAGTGTTGACTGAAAAATAGCTTTTAGTCTtagaatttctattttttaagtGACTATAAGATGGAAGCACTCTGACCTTTAAGGGATAAGATAGGTTTATTAAcccactagccgatgcccgcgacttcgcccgcgtggatttaggtttttggaaatccgtgagaactctttgattttccgggataaaaagtagcctatgtgctaattcaggatattatctatctccattccaaatttcagctaaatccgtctagtagtttttgcgtgaaggagtaacaaacatacacacacacacacacacacacacacacacaaactttcgcttttataatattagtgtgatagtgtgaagtgtgatatttttaattagttttgatagaaagaaagaaagaagaaagacaattaatttatttatcttgtgCAGTGAACGAGTAAACAATGAgtacaacaaaataaaataacaaaactttGAATGAGTAAACCACAACAAGTATAAACAAACTGGGCAGTAATGGGTTAGTAGTAGTTTTAATAAGTTCTTGCATccacatggcacaagatgaaaaGGCCCTTCTGATAAATAGGAAAAACTGATAAAGAAGAAGTTTCTTTCATCATTGTATCTAAATCAAAGAAATtaccatctcgacctatcgcgtaATGTATCTGTACGcagtttttcactttttttttaaacttcagAAGTACGTCTGCAGCATTTGCGGTTCAGAACAGTCAAGCTCGTCGAACCATAAAATTCACTTGCGGCGCCACACCAACGAATACAGCATATCGTGTAAGCTCTGCGGGAAGGGGTTCTATAGGACTTCCGACTTGGACACGCATATGAGGTGAGAGCAATACATTATACAATCTCTTTCCATACGCAGAACTACTCAACAAATGACTGAAgccttaatagctcaacggttataggagcgaactgaaatccgaaaggtcggcggttcaaaccccacccgttgcactattgtcgtacccactcctagcacaagcttaacagggctctctccgttactcgtttcaactcgtttcatacaatcgtagttccaatttcatttgaatattaagcaaccaaagtccatgaaattttgcagacatattctagaaactaatatctgtgtctgtggtgttttagatttttctaaaaatatgtagttttaaaattacaggggctctaagatttgtatgaaattttttaagaccgcgtaactttgaaaccgaatattttaacagaaatctggaaaaccacagacatagatattagtttctagaatatgtctgcaaaatttcatggactttggttgcttaatattcaaatgaaattggaactacgattgtatggaaccagtggaaacgagtgacggagagagccctcttaacgcttagttggagggcaaaggggaatgttagtcatgattcacaTGGCTACTAttctttttaaagaaaaaaaatacagcaaGGCGTGTGAGCTCTGGGAAGGGGTTCTATAGGATTTCCAACTTGGACATGCTTATGAGGTGAGAACATTACAAAATACAAGCTTGTTGAGCCAAAAGTCTACAAACTATTTGCTCTGTCCATTGCCAAGTCACCTTTGTAACTAGTTGAGCTATGTTGGTCACTACGGCGTAACGCACAAGACAATAAAATACGGTGACGACTCCGACATATATTTCTATGAACCGTTTATTCTTTCAACGACACCACACAGTACGGCATACGTTTTCCTGGCTATTTTTTGGCGGcggaaaaaaattgtaacaacaCAGCGGCTATGTTGACAAGTTTTTTCCGTCGCCTGTACGAAACAAGTATGAACTTGCTCACAACTTACCACATGACTCGCGGCTCTGCCGTTTAGTTGCGGAATCGTTACTCGTGGAAAGACGTACGAACGTCACGTCGTATGCAGTGTATCGTGTGTCGTGTATCGTAACCGCAAATCCTCCCACAAATCTCCTCATTTggtgaaatattatttaaaaaaagacggaaaacgacaaaaaaaaacttttatttttgaaagctgaaaaaatatttttctttacagaATTCACACTGGAGAGCGCCCTTATGCGTGCATGTTTTGTCCGCAAAGATTCGCGAGGCAGGACACTCTAAATAGGCACATAAAATCTCACACAGGTAAAAAAcgcttttttataaaaaaatttaacaatcaGATTTTTTGACAATTTTGATTTCAATAGAATCAAACGTCATTGTTGTGAACCATTAAAATTGTTTAGATGTTTATCCTTAAATTATAATATCGTCTTCTGTGTATGACTATTGTCATATTCCTCTTAAACTACtcgaccgattttgatgagactTTTTGCATTGCATAGATCAGCATATCACCTCAGtgcatgtttttttaaataaaaaataatgagcaaacgagctggcgtgtcacctgatgttaggtgattaccgccgcccatgtaCATTtccagcaccagaggaaccgcccgATACGTTGCCGGCCTATGAacaacttccaaaaaaggaggcgATTCTTTATTCAATGCGTTTTTTATGTATGTGTATTGTGCACAATTTTCTCCGAGGTTTCTGGACAGTTgcatttattttttgataattAAAGATTGTGTTGTTCCAGGTGAGAAACCGTATCGTTGCCCCTTTTGTAACCACAAGTTCATAAATCCTGCCGTTTTGAAGAAACACCAAACGACATCCAAGATTTGCCTTGAGAAACAGATGGAAACTCTGTTTGAAACTTCGGAATCGAATACCACGGAGAAAGTTACTGTATATTATGCAGAAATTTCAAATATTACTgatgtacaaaatattattaaagaaaatcttGCGTCCTCTTGAAGGAAAGACTTTATTTACTTGCTAtaataagttttataatatgcaAGGAGTAAACAATTATTCCGCGAGGAGAaagcgaatttctaaaatattggCTTCTATCTCCACAATGTAAAGCACAAAGTTCTACCGAGAAAGAAAATTCTCACGAATTCCCGCGAATTTATCATTTGGTCAAGTATTGTGTTTTATGGCACGTTTACATTAGGTCGGTCACCGAATCCGGCGACCGCATTCGGTTTAATTGAATTGATTCCTAAAATTGGGCTGTTTTAATTAAGTCGTTCACCGAATACGGGGACCATATTCCTTTAAGATTCGGAGACTGCATCATACCGAAATGTGTACTCTTGCATCATCAtgaacaaacataatattacaaggaacgaaacataatattaaacggAAAGGAAAAGGACAAGGAATTTTAACTGTGTGCGATACAATACAAGAAATTTTGAAGAAGGAAACGGTCTGCGGCCGAATACGGCTAACCGAAAACCCGTTTACACTAGTCGGTGATCGAATACGGGTTGCAACCGAATCGGTCAAAACGACCTAATGTAAACGAGCCCTTTCGTGGTGGAGATAGAAATCCCTATgctatgtaatatgtattttagAAATTCCCTTTGATTCCCTATCAATGTAAATTGAGTCTAATGGATGATACAAACCAAGCCCGGCGGCCCACCCGGTTTACCTGTTATCaatgaaaaattttaataaaagatttttctttaaataataacacgttttaatttataTCCTTTTATTtctctgtacaaaattattTCATCTAAATAACTTACGGCTCCATAAGATTAGTGTCTTATTACAATCAAGGCATAGGGGCTGATCATTTATCGAGTTTATACTAGCAATAACATCCTATGGTTAGAAATGTGAAGTACGTTTTTACTGAAAAATTCAAGAATATTAGAATATATGGAAAGAGATT of the Maniola jurtina chromosome 16, ilManJurt1.1, whole genome shotgun sequence genome contains:
- the LOC123873085 gene encoding uncharacterized protein LOC123873085; this translates as MIMEGFCRSCLVKYDEPTDLIPYTEKNRRMFVYATGLQVKRNDTFTFQLCKECHLNMKVACNFKKTSRNSDKKFKNYLAVKEAGDSIDFCTFLKNNDESLKFRLPMYNGSSTPANRNKDDDNESTCTSIQNFMTDILRVEEIPDSEARIIKEVIEEEADILEDSLDSHWLQDDVSIDTDFRLDFSFSPFSTPRSTINDDHCYTPKRLNDPIASDQKEHNNIAIKLEPDVENHAVNNFENNIPRHCDTKENIQGGTQCVIDMNLENALKNDSAEKVMLDDLLATPPVIPNISAPSTPLINSILFGNKIDTDTDNRPKNVYMPTDMIKESEIDVLYEFLNTDDGETKEEYIDYDDIYIPADINEKNQENDVIIPYDYENNDLNNSDENGNGITENIEEPASPVEDKYCLERFYCKICDRKFKNVMALKIHLRRGHKIKIVEPKRVRGKMICDYCGKVFMASKYFVRHIKYHMNPDQYECEHCPLSFRTKTGLKSHSSTHGIVSQRKEKCGKYVCSICGSEQSSSSNHKIHLRRHTNEYSISCKLCGKGFYRTSDLDTHMRIHTGERPYACMFCPQRFARQDTLNRHIKSHTGEKPYRCPFCNHKFINPAVLKKHQTTSKICLEKQMETLFETSESNTTEKVTVYYAEISNITDVQNIIKENLASS